From a region of the Pseudomonadaceae bacterium SI-3 genome:
- a CDS encoding stringent starvation protein A: protein MAATNRLACYSDPADHYSHRVRYVLAEKGVSVEIIDVDSAHCPVRLTEVNPYASVPTLVDRDLALYEPSVITEYLEERYPHPPLLPVYPVARANTRLLIHRVQRDWCALVDRIGDRRTADAARAQAQKELRESLTGVSPVFAEKPFFMSDDISLVDCCLLPILWRLPKLGIDLPRAAKPLLDYMEINFAREAFQVSLSAVERGMR, encoded by the coding sequence ATGGCCGCTACCAACCGGTTGGCCTGCTATTCCGATCCCGCCGACCACTATTCGCATCGAGTGCGTTATGTGCTTGCTGAAAAGGGCGTCAGTGTCGAAATAATTGACGTTGATTCGGCGCACTGTCCGGTCAGGCTGACCGAGGTGAATCCGTACGCCAGCGTACCGACGCTAGTGGATCGTGATTTAGCGCTATATGAGCCGAGTGTGATCACCGAGTATCTCGAAGAGCGCTATCCGCATCCGCCGTTGCTCCCTGTATACCCCGTGGCCAGGGCCAATACACGCCTGCTAATACATCGGGTACAGCGCGACTGGTGCGCGCTGGTGGATAGGATTGGCGATCGCCGTACAGCTGATGCGGCGCGTGCCCAGGCGCAAAAAGAGCTGCGCGAAAGCCTAACGGGCGTGTCGCCCGTATTTGCTGAAAAACCTTTCTTCATGAGTGATGACATCAGCTTGGTTGACTGCTGCTTGTTGCCTATCCTGTGGCGTTTACCCAAACTTGGAATTGACTTGCCGCGAGCGGCGAAACCGCTGCTCGACTACATGGAGATCAATTTTGCTCGGGAGGCCTTCCAGGTCAGTCTATCCGCCGTTGAGCGCGGCATGCGCTAA
- a CDS encoding cytochrome b gives MSKFMEWVDARFPATKMWEDHLSKYYAPKNFNVLYFFGSLALLVLVNQILTGIWLTMSFEPSAEGAFASVEYIMRDVEYGWIIRYLHSTGASAFFVVVYLHMFRGILYGSYQKPRELVWIFGMMIYLALMAEAFMGYLLPWGQMSYWGAQVIISLFGAIPVIGDDLTQWIRGDYLISGITLNRFFALHVIALPIVILGLVVLHILALHEVGSNNPMGVDIKKSKNEAGVPLDGIPFHPYYTVKDIVGVVVFLFVFCAIVFFFPEMGGYFLEKPNFEVANAFKTPEHIAPVWYFTPYYAILRAVPDKLLGVIAMGAAIAVLFVLPWLDRSPVKSMRYKGWMSKVALLLFCISFVILGVLGVLSPTPERTLVSRICTAIYFGYFILMPFYTKLEKTKVVPQRVAG, from the coding sequence ATGAGCAAGTTCATGGAATGGGTCGATGCGCGCTTCCCCGCGACCAAGATGTGGGAAGACCATCTAAGCAAGTACTACGCGCCGAAGAACTTCAACGTTCTGTATTTCTTTGGTTCTCTCGCCTTGTTGGTTCTGGTCAACCAGATTCTCACTGGTATCTGGTTGACGATGAGCTTCGAGCCGTCTGCAGAAGGTGCGTTCGCCTCCGTCGAATACATCATGCGCGACGTCGAATACGGTTGGATCATTCGCTACCTGCATTCCACAGGAGCGTCGGCATTCTTCGTCGTAGTCTATCTGCACATGTTTCGTGGGATCCTGTATGGCTCCTATCAGAAGCCGCGCGAGCTGGTCTGGATCTTCGGCATGATGATCTATCTGGCGTTGATGGCAGAGGCCTTCATGGGCTACCTGCTGCCTTGGGGGCAGATGTCCTACTGGGGTGCTCAGGTGATCATCTCGCTGTTCGGTGCTATCCCGGTTATCGGCGACGATCTGACTCAGTGGATCCGTGGTGATTACCTGATTTCCGGCATCACCCTGAACCGCTTCTTCGCGCTGCACGTGATTGCGCTGCCGATTGTGATCCTGGGGCTGGTTGTACTGCACATCTTGGCGTTACATGAAGTTGGGTCGAACAACCCAATGGGTGTCGACATCAAAAAAAGCAAGAACGAAGCCGGTGTGCCGCTCGATGGTATTCCGTTTCATCCTTACTACACGGTGAAGGATATCGTCGGTGTAGTAGTGTTCTTGTTCGTGTTCTGCGCCATCGTGTTCTTCTTTCCGGAAATGGGCGGTTATTTCCTCGAGAAGCCCAACTTCGAAGTGGCGAACGCCTTCAAAACGCCTGAGCACATTGCGCCGGTTTGGTACTTCACCCCGTACTACGCAATTCTTCGCGCGGTCCCGGACAAGCTGCTTGGTGTGATCGCTATGGGCGCTGCCATCGCGGTGCTGTTCGTGCTGCCCTGGCTCGACCGTAGTCCGGTCAAGTCGATGCGTTACAAGGGCTGGATGAGCAAGGTTGCGTTGCTGTTGTTCTGCATCTCCTTCGTCATCCTTGGCGTGCTTGGTGTGCTTTCTCCGACGCCTGAGCGCACATTGGTATCTCGGATCTGTACTGCTATCTACTTCGGTTACTTCATCCTGATGCCGTTCTACACCAAGCTCGAGAAGACTAAAGTAGTTCCGCAAAGGGTGGCTGGCTGA
- a CDS encoding ClpXP protease specificity-enhancing factor has protein sequence MTSSRPYLVRALYEWIVDNDCTPHLLVNADHAGVQVPDGFASDGQIVLNVAPSAVRQLKMDNQAISFEGRFGGVPHSLHVPSAAVMAIYARENGQGMVFEVEPTPPDDETPSDDASAATSAPSRPAPGGRPSLKVVK, from the coding sequence ATGACATCGAGTCGACCTTATCTGGTACGGGCGTTGTACGAGTGGATCGTCGACAATGACTGCACTCCGCATCTGCTGGTCAACGCTGATCATGCAGGCGTTCAGGTGCCGGATGGTTTTGCCAGTGATGGCCAGATCGTCTTGAACGTGGCGCCCAGTGCGGTACGTCAATTGAAGATGGATAACCAGGCGATCAGCTTCGAAGGGCGCTTCGGTGGTGTTCCGCATAGCTTGCACGTCCCGTCTGCAGCGGTCATGGCTATCTACGCAAGGGAGAATGGGCAGGGGATGGTGTTCGAGGTTGAGCCTACTCCGCCGGATGATGAGACACCATCCGATGATGCTTCGGCCGCCACGAGCGCGCCGTCACGTCCAGCCCCAGGTGGGCGTCCTAGCTTGAAAGTAGTTAAATAA
- a CDS encoding phospholipid-binding protein, with protein MTSVHLHALTLALCLAVTGCSSVLTATRDDPIDDNRGTRTIGSTIDDSLIETKAAVNIAKAHPDLDQASHVIVASYNGVVLLAGQTPRAELKQLAEQAASSVQRVKRVHNEIQVLKPSSALARSNDSWLTTKIKAQMLADASVPGSRIKVITENGIVYLLGLVSRQEGNRATSVVQGVSGVQRIVKLFEYID; from the coding sequence ATGACTTCAGTTCACTTGCATGCGCTTACGCTCGCGCTATGCCTCGCCGTCACTGGCTGTAGTTCCGTGCTTACCGCCACACGCGACGACCCAATTGACGATAATCGCGGAACCCGCACGATCGGCAGCACCATTGACGACTCGCTAATCGAAACGAAAGCAGCCGTGAATATTGCCAAGGCCCACCCGGACCTTGATCAGGCATCCCATGTCATCGTTGCCAGCTACAACGGCGTGGTTCTGTTGGCAGGCCAAACACCACGTGCAGAATTGAAGCAGCTAGCCGAACAGGCCGCCAGCTCGGTTCAGCGCGTCAAACGTGTACACAACGAAATTCAGGTTCTAAAGCCTTCATCCGCCCTGGCTCGCAGCAACGATTCCTGGCTGACCACCAAGATCAAGGCACAGATGCTGGCAGACGCGAGCGTTCCTGGCTCACGCATAAAAGTCATTACCGAGAACGGCATTGTTTACCTGCTTGGCCTCGTCTCGCGACAGGAAGGCAATCGTGCAACGAGCGTGGTGCAAGGCGTTTCCGGCGTGCAGCGCATCGTCAAACTGTTCGAATATATCGATTAA
- a CDS encoding cytochrome c1, which produces MKKQFAALILALVPAFGFAAGTGVHLDEVDIDLTDKAALQDGLQTFTNYCMGCHSAQYQRYERVATDLGIPEEIMLDNIVFTGAKIGDHMKIGMTPVDAKTWFGAAPPDLTLVARVRGNDWLYTYLRSFYEDPTRPYGVNNTVFPNVGMPHVLAPLQGRQVLPSKLPEGESVACKQVQIVEDGRKQFDPLTGTPITHEDCHAMTVVPGTGELTEAEYDEKIKNLVAFLAYSANPVKLESHRIGTYVLLFLAFFFVFAYLLKREYWKDIH; this is translated from the coding sequence ATGAAAAAGCAATTTGCTGCATTGATTCTTGCACTGGTGCCAGCCTTCGGTTTCGCCGCTGGCACTGGCGTTCACCTGGATGAGGTCGATATTGACCTGACTGATAAGGCGGCGTTGCAGGATGGTCTACAGACCTTTACCAACTACTGCATGGGCTGCCACAGCGCGCAGTACCAGCGGTACGAGCGTGTTGCGACAGATCTGGGTATCCCCGAAGAGATCATGCTCGACAACATCGTGTTCACTGGCGCCAAGATCGGCGACCACATGAAGATCGGTATGACGCCGGTCGATGCAAAGACCTGGTTTGGTGCCGCTCCGCCGGACCTGACGCTGGTAGCGCGAGTGCGTGGGAACGATTGGCTATACACCTACCTGCGCAGTTTCTATGAAGATCCTACGCGTCCGTATGGGGTCAACAATACGGTGTTCCCTAATGTGGGCATGCCGCATGTTCTGGCCCCGCTGCAGGGGCGTCAGGTGTTGCCAAGCAAGCTGCCTGAAGGTGAGTCGGTAGCGTGCAAGCAGGTTCAGATCGTCGAAGACGGTCGTAAGCAATTCGATCCGCTGACCGGTACACCGATCACGCACGAAGACTGCCATGCCATGACGGTTGTGCCAGGTACCGGTGAGCTTACCGAGGCCGAATACGACGAGAAGATCAAGAATCTGGTGGCCTTCCTTGCGTACTCGGCTAACCCGGTCAAGTTAGAAAGCCATCGTATCGGTACCTATGTGCTGCTGTTCCTGGCCTTCTTCTTCGTATTTGCCTACCTGCTCAAGCGGGAATATTGGAAAGATATCCACTGA